The Streptomyces sp. NBC_01276 genome contains the following window.
CCGCACGCCCGAACAGCTCCGCCCGGTCACCATCGAACGCGGATGGAGCAAGCACGCCGAGGGCTCCGTCCTCGTCTCCTTCGGAGACACCAAGGTCTTCTGCACCGCCTCCTTCACCGAAGGCGTCCCGCGCTGGCGCAAGGGCAGCGGCGAGGGCTGGGTCACCTCCGAGTACTCGATGCTGCCCCGCTCCACCAACACCCGCGGCGACCGCGAATCCGTCCGCGGCAAGATCGGCGGCCGCACCCACGAGATCTCCCGCCTCATCGGCCGCTCGCTGCGCGCCGTGATCGACTACAAGGCCCTCGGCGAGAACACCATCGTCCTGGACTGCGACGTCCTCCAGGCCGACGGCGGCACCCGCACCGCCGCGATCACCGGCGCCTACGTCGCCCTCGCCGACGCCATCGCCTGGGGTCAGAAGAAGAAGCTGATCAAGGCCGGCCGCAAGCCGCTCACCGGCACCGTCGCCGCCGTCAGCGTCGGCATCGTCGACGGCGTCCCGCTCCTCGACCTCTGCTACGAGGAGGACGTGCGCGCCGAGACCGACATGAACGTCGTCTGCACCGGCGACGGCCGCTTCGTCGAGGTCCAGGGAACCGCCGAGGGCGAGCCCTTCGACCGCAAGGAGCTCAACGCCCTCCTCGACCTCGCCGCCGGCGGCTGCGCCGACCTGGAGGCCCTCCAGCTCGGCGCCCTGGAGCTGCAGCTCCCGTAGAACCGCAGGACGCGGGCACGCGTCCACTCAGGTACGGGCGCACGGTGTCGAAGCCGTGCGCCCGTCCACGCATCCGAGCCCCGGGGGACCCGAATGAAGCCGAAGCACCGCCTCGCCGCCGTCGCGCTGACCGCCGTACTCGCCGTCCCGGCCCTGGCCTCCTGCGACGCCATCTCCACCGCCATGGACTGCGCCAACACGGCGGTGGCCATAGCCAACAGCGTGGACCAGCTGCAGCAGGCCGTCTCCCAGGCCGGGAACAGCGTCCAGGACACCCAGAACGCGCTCACCCAGATAGAGACGAACCTCAAGCAGATCAAGGACTCGACGGGCAACGCCGACCTCTCCAAGGCCGTCGACTCCATGACCACCGCCGTCAAGAACGTGCGCACGTCCGTGGAGAGCGGCAACACCGCCCCCGACGTCCAGCCCGTCGCGGACGCCGCCAAGGAGATCTCCAAGGTCTGCACCCCGGGCTGACCCGGGCCGGTCCGGGCCGGCCCGGACCGGGCTCCGGCTCCGGCTCCGGGTGCGGCGCGCGGCGGAAATAATGGGGGCATGACTTCCACGCCCACCTCTCCCCAGCCGCCCCGCCGCCTGATCCTGGCCACCCGCAACCCCGGCAAGGTCACCGAGCTCCACGCGATCCTGTCCGAGGCCGGCCTCCCCTTCGAGCTGGTCGGCGCCGACGCGTACCCGGAGATCCCGGACGTGAAGGAAACCGGCGTCACCTTCGCCGAGAACGCCCTCCTCAAGGCCCACGCCCTGGCCCGCGCCACCGGCCTGCCGGCCGTCGCCGACGACTCCGGGCTCTGCGTGGACGTCCTGAACGGCGCCCCCGGCATCTTCTCCGCCCGTTGGGCCGGTGCCCACGGCGACGACAAGGCCAACCTCGACCTCCTCCTCGCCCAGCTCGGCGACATCGCCGACGAGCACCGCGCGGCCCACTTCTTCTGCGCGGCCGCCCTGGCCCTCCCGGACGGCACCGAACGCGTCGTCGAGGGCCGCCTCCTCGGCACCCTGCGCCACACCCCGGCGGGCGACGGCGGCTTCGGCTACGACCCGGTCCTCCAGCCCCTGGGCGAGTCCCGCACCTGCGCGGAACTGACGGCGGCCGAGAAGAACGCCATCTCCCACCGCGGCCAGGCCTTCCGCGCCCTGATCCCGGTGGTCCGCGAACTGCTGGGCTGAGGCCCGACACGCCGAGGGCCCCGTACGCGGCTGCGTACGGGGCCCTCGGCGTCGATGTGCGGTTGGGGGGACTCGAACCCCCACGGGTTTTACCCCACTGGGACCTAAACCCAGCGTGACTGCCAATTCCACCACAACCGCGACACTTCGACCAATTCGGACATCAGGTCCTGGTGATCGCGCTCAGTCTACGACCGTGGGGGCCTGTGGGGCCACGGGGTCGCGTCGGCGTCCCTTGCCGCACCAGGTGTCGGTGAGGGCGTGACAATTGGGGCGCAGGTGGCGGAGGTTCTCCCGACGCTTGTCGAGCCAGTCGCCGCTGATGTGGTCGGTCTGCAGGGTGATCGGCCGCCCCGGCCATTCCCCGGGATTCCCGCACGTGGCGCAGGAGTAGGGGACGCCGACTTCCTGCAGGGCCCGCTGTAGTCGACTGCGACGGGTCCGGGCGGACCCCTCGGACGTGCGCCGCCTGAAATGGCCGACGTCGAGTCCCGGTTGCGTCTGGTAAACGGAACGGCCCGCGCCGGTTGGGCGCGGGCCGTGTGGTGCGGTGGTGCGGATGGCGTCAGATGCCCAGGTCCTTGATGATCTTGGCCACGTGGCCCGTCGCCTTGACGTTGTAGAAGGCGTGTTCGACCTTGCCCTCCTCGTCGACGACCACCGTGGAGCGGATGACCCCGGTCACCGTCTTGCCGTACAGCTTCTTCTCGCCGAAGGCGCCGTACGCCGTCAGGGTCTCCTTCTCGGGGTCGCCGACCAGGGTGACCTTCAGGTGCTCCTGCTCGCGGAACTTCGCGAGCTTCTCCGGCTTGTCCGGGGAGACGCCGATGACGTCGTAGCCGGCCGCGGCCAGGAGGGAGAGGTTGTCGGTGAAGTCGCAGGCCTGCTTGGTGCAGCCCGGGGTCAGGGCCGCCGGGTAGAAGTACACGATCACTTTGCGCCCCTTGTGGGCGGCCAGCGAGACCTCGTTGCCGTCCGCGTCGGGCAGGGTGAAGGCGGGGGCGGTGTCGCCCGGCTGGAGTCGCTCGCTCATCGGTGGGTCTTCTCCTCGGGAGGGGAACGGTACGCCACGAGACTAAGCTGACAGACTGTTCACGGCGGAGTACGCCCCAGACGACCACGAGCACGACACGACGACGGAGGCAGCGCGGTGCCGGAAGCCAGGACCCCCGCACAGATCGAGGCGGACATCGTCCGCCGCCGCGAGCAGCTCGCCGAGACGCTCGACGAGATCGGCGTGCGTGTGCACCCGAAGACGATCATCGGGGACGCGAAGGCCAAGGCGGTCGGGGTCGTGGACCACACGGCCGGCCGCGCCTTCGCCGCCGTCAATCGTCTGGTCACGGACGTGAAGGACAGTCTGCGCGACGAGAACGGCGCACCCCGGGCGGACCGGATCGTGCCCGTGGCGCTCTTCGCGGCCGGCGTCGTCGGGCTGATCGTCGTCACGGCGCGGCGCAAGCGGTGAGCACCCTCCGGCGTGCGGGGCGTGCGGCGGCAGGTAGGTTCGGGTCGTGAGCGAGAACACCACCCACGACAAGCTGCCCATCCGCATGCTCCACGACCGCGTGCTCGTGAAGTCCGACCTGCCCGAGGGCGAGCGGCGCTCGGGCGGCGGCATCCTGATCCCGGCGACGGCCGCGGTGGGCAAGCGGCTCGCCTGGGCCGAGGTGGTCGCGGTCGGGCAGAACGTACGCAGTGTGGAGCCGGGTGACCGGGTCCTGTACGACCCCGAGGACCGGGCCGAGGTCGAGGTGCGCGGGGCGACGTACGTGCTGATGCGCGAGCGGGACCTGCACGCCGTGGCGGCGGAGCGGCTGGAGGGGGCCAAGGACTCCACCGGGCTCTACCTCTGATTCTGAGCCGCAGATCCATCATGAAGGGCCGGTGACCGGGGTCACCGGCCCTTTTCGGTTGGATTTGTTACGGTGGTGGGGAATTACCCCGACGAGACGCGCCGTACCGGGTAGCAGGACGCAAAGACGACGCACTCCCTTTCCGTCCTCGTCCCGGAGGTGCCTCGTCATGGCATGGGTTCTTCTTCTCGTCGCCGGTCTCATCGAAGTCGGCTGGTCGATCGGCATGAAGTTCACCGAGGGCTTCACCCGCCTGTGGCCGTCCGTGTTCACCGGTGCCGGCATCGTAGCCAGCATGGTGCTGCTGTCCATCGCGGCCAAGACCCTGCCCATCGGTACGGCGTACGGCGTCTGGGTCGGCATCGGCGCCGCGGGTGCGGCCGTGCTCGGGATGGCGGTGCTGGGGGAGCCCGTCACCGTCTCCCGGATCTTCTTCATCTGCCTGCTGCTGGTCGCCGTGGTGGGGCTGAAGGTCACCTCCGGGCACTGACCCCGGCCCGGATCACTCCAGGAGATCGGCCGAGGGGCGGCGGCGGAGTGCCCCTCCGCCTGTGGTGTCGCCCCCGGTCGTCTCGCCGCCGGTGGTCCGGCCGCCCTGGGTCTGGTCCCCGGTGGTCCGGCCGCCGGTGGTCTGGCCCCCGGTCGTCTCGCCGCCGCTGGTCTGGCCTCCCTGCGTCTGGCCTCCCTGCGTCTGCCCGCCCTGGTCCTGGCCCCCTTGAGTCTGCCCTCCCTGGTTCTGGCCGCCCTGCGTCTGGCCCCCCTGGTTCTGCCCTCCCTGGTTCTGTCCCCCCTGGTCCCGGCCGCCCTGCGTCTCGCCGTCCGTCGGCGGGCTCGGCTCGGACGGCGGCCGGCTGCCCTGGGGCTGCTGCGGGGTGGTCGGCGCGACGGGCGGCGGGGGCTGGGCCGCGCCCGGCTGGAGGTCCAGGTCGAAGTCCACCGGGTCCGTGGCCTCCAGGGCCTTCTTCGTGTAGGCCGCCCAGATCCGGGCCGGATAGCCGCCGCCCCCGATGCGGGCCTCGCCCAGGGCCCCGTAGAGGGGCTGCAGGGTGCCCGTGTCCGGGTCCTGGCCCATCATCGAGACCACCGTGACCAGGTCCGGGGTGTACGCCGCGAACCACGCCGAGCGGTCCTGCTCGGCCGTGCCCGTCTTTCCGGCGGCCGGATGGCCGGCCGCGAGGGCGGCCGTGCCCGTGCCGTTGTCCACGACGCTGACCAGCATCGAGGTGGTCGTGTCGGCGGCCTCCCGGCTGATGGCCTGGGTCGGGGTGCGGTCGGGGAGGCGGACGTTCTCGCTGCCCTTGGTGATCTTCTCCAGGAAGGTGTACGGGGTGCGGCGCCCGTGGTCGGCGAGGGTCGCGTACGCCTGCGTCATGTCCAGCACGCTGGCCTGCATGGTCCCCAGCGCGATGGCCGGGCCCGCGTCGAAGTTCGGGGTGTTCTCCGGGATCCCCAGGGCGATGGCGGTCGACTTGACCTTCGCCCCGCCCACGTCGACGGCCATCTGCGCGTACACGGTGTTGACGGAGAGGTCGGTGGCGGTGTTGACGGTGATCGGACCGTACGACACCTGCCCCTCGTTCTCGGGCGCGAAGCGGATCCGGCCGCCGACGACGGGGCGCTTGTTGTCGCCGTTGTAGAGGGTGTTCGGGGTGATGCGGCGGCCGTCCTGGGTGCGGGATTCGTTCTCGACGGCGGAGGCGAAGACGAACGGCTTGAAGGTGGAGGCCACCTGGTAGTCGTGCCGGGTCGCGTTGTTGACGTACTGCTTCGTGTAGTCGATGCCGCCGTAGAGGGCGACGATCTTGCCGGTGGCCGGGTCGACGGAGACCCCGCCCGCGCGCACCAGGCGGTCCGCGGGCCGGGCCGCCGGGTCGAGCTTGTCGACCATCTGCTTCCGGACGGCGTCGACGAACTCGCCCTGGCGCCGCTTGTCGATGGTGGTGGTGATCCGGTAGCCGCCCTCGGCGAGGGTCTTGTCGTCGAGGATCCCGTGCTCGGTGATGTAGTCCCTGACGGCCTCCACGAGGTAGCCGCGCTGCCCGGACAGCCCGGCGGCCGGGCGGACCTTCCCGGGCTCGGGGAAACGGACGGCGGCGCGCTCGGCGGGGGACATCCACTTCTTCTTGACCATGCCGTCGAGCACGTAGTTCCAGCGGGCGACGGCGCGGTCGCGGCTCTGGGGGTGCGAGACGACGTCGAAGGCGCTGGGGGAGTTGAGGAGGGTGGCGAGGTAGGCGCCCTCGGCGGCGGTGAGTCGGGTGACGTCCTTGCCGTAGTAGGCCTGGGCGGCGGCCTGGATGCCGTAGGCGTTGCGGCCGAAGTAGCTGGTGTTGAGGTATCCCTCGAGGATGTAGTCCTTGGACTTCTCACGACCGAGTTTGATCGCGATGAAGAACTCCTTGGCCTTGCGCTTCAACGTCTGTTCCTGGCCCAGGTAGTAGTTCTTCACGTACTGCTGGGTGATGGTCGATCCGGACTGGGTGCCCTTGCCGGTCGCGGTGTTCCAGGCGGCGCGCAGTATCGCCTTGGGGTCCACGGCGCGTTCGGAGTAGAAGTCGCGGTCCTCCGCGGCGAGTACGGCTT
Protein-coding sequences here:
- the rph gene encoding ribonuclease PH, whose amino-acid sequence is MSRIDGRTPEQLRPVTIERGWSKHAEGSVLVSFGDTKVFCTASFTEGVPRWRKGSGEGWVTSEYSMLPRSTNTRGDRESVRGKIGGRTHEISRLIGRSLRAVIDYKALGENTIVLDCDVLQADGGTRTAAITGAYVALADAIAWGQKKKLIKAGRKPLTGTVAAVSVGIVDGVPLLDLCYEEDVRAETDMNVVCTGDGRFVEVQGTAEGEPFDRKELNALLDLAAGGCADLEALQLGALELQLP
- the rdgB gene encoding RdgB/HAM1 family non-canonical purine NTP pyrophosphatase → MTSTPTSPQPPRRLILATRNPGKVTELHAILSEAGLPFELVGADAYPEIPDVKETGVTFAENALLKAHALARATGLPAVADDSGLCVDVLNGAPGIFSARWAGAHGDDKANLDLLLAQLGDIADEHRAAHFFCAAALALPDGTERVVEGRLLGTLRHTPAGDGGFGYDPVLQPLGESRTCAELTAAEKNAISHRGQAFRALIPVVRELLG
- the bcp gene encoding thioredoxin-dependent thiol peroxidase; its protein translation is MSERLQPGDTAPAFTLPDADGNEVSLAAHKGRKVIVYFYPAALTPGCTKQACDFTDNLSLLAAAGYDVIGVSPDKPEKLAKFREQEHLKVTLVGDPEKETLTAYGAFGEKKLYGKTVTGVIRSTVVVDEEGKVEHAFYNVKATGHVAKIIKDLGI
- a CDS encoding DUF3618 domain-containing protein, whose amino-acid sequence is MPEARTPAQIEADIVRRREQLAETLDEIGVRVHPKTIIGDAKAKAVGVVDHTAGRAFAAVNRLVTDVKDSLRDENGAPRADRIVPVALFAAGVVGLIVVTARRKR
- a CDS encoding co-chaperone GroES, whose protein sequence is MSENTTHDKLPIRMLHDRVLVKSDLPEGERRSGGGILIPATAAVGKRLAWAEVVAVGQNVRSVEPGDRVLYDPEDRAEVEVRGATYVLMRERDLHAVAAERLEGAKDSTGLYL
- a CDS encoding multidrug efflux SMR transporter, encoding MAWVLLLVAGLIEVGWSIGMKFTEGFTRLWPSVFTGAGIVASMVLLSIAAKTLPIGTAYGVWVGIGAAGAAVLGMAVLGEPVTVSRIFFICLLLVAVVGLKVTSGH
- a CDS encoding transglycosylase domain-containing protein; this encodes MSDQSPPPGWPPRDPDTPREPPGDGAREDAPGAPPPPGRGPAATANGGRRRTGWRRALPTWRMLLGGVLLLALLVGGALVAGYLLVDIPPANAAATAQSNVYLYADGSQIARDGEVNRVNVPLSQVPRSVQEAVLAAEDRDFYSERAVDPKAILRAAWNTATGKGTQSGSTITQQYVKNYYLGQEQTLKRKAKEFFIAIKLGREKSKDYILEGYLNTSYFGRNAYGIQAAAQAYYGKDVTRLTAAEGAYLATLLNSPSAFDVVSHPQSRDRAVARWNYVLDGMVKKKWMSPAERAAVRFPEPGKVRPAAGLSGQRGYLVEAVRDYITEHGILDDKTLAEGGYRITTTIDKRRQGEFVDAVRKQMVDKLDPAARPADRLVRAGGVSVDPATGKIVALYGGIDYTKQYVNNATRHDYQVASTFKPFVFASAVENESRTQDGRRITPNTLYNGDNKRPVVGGRIRFAPENEGQVSYGPITVNTATDLSVNTVYAQMAVDVGGAKVKSTAIALGIPENTPNFDAGPAIALGTMQASVLDMTQAYATLADHGRRTPYTFLEKITKGSENVRLPDRTPTQAISREAADTTTSMLVSVVDNGTGTAALAAGHPAAGKTGTAEQDRSAWFAAYTPDLVTVVSMMGQDPDTGTLQPLYGALGEARIGGGGYPARIWAAYTKKALEATDPVDFDLDLQPGAAQPPPPVAPTTPQQPQGSRPPSEPSPPTDGETQGGRDQGGQNQGGQNQGGQTQGGQNQGGQTQGGQDQGGQTQGGQTQGGQTSGGETTGGQTTGGRTTGDQTQGGRTTGGETTGGDTTGGGALRRRPSADLLE